The Humulus lupulus chromosome 4, drHumLupu1.1, whole genome shotgun sequence genome has a window encoding:
- the LOC133832697 gene encoding uncharacterized protein LOC133832697, whose protein sequence is MDLVLRFVDKEGFIRERFFGVVHVRDTTTLALKEAHRLQLALVAASREVSQVHQFFSTLVFIVNIVTASCKCIDELNEAQSVELATKIANDEIKSGTRLNQIGTLNLLKMFNATCVVLSKIAKEKVSYSQRGDADFACNQLLSFEFVFILHHMKEILKITHILCVALQRQSQDILNAMHIVASTKMILKSFRDSGWDSFLMKVASFCEQHQIDIPDLDAQYVARGGRSRNQQDKIKLLVLSTAFDPRDGFKLFKIDDICKLAEKFYPDDFSEQEVVRLRIELQHFVLDIPNNLELHLSCIHELCQGLVKIRKAIMYPLIDRLLRLVLTLPISTTTTEQAFSIMKIIKTKL, encoded by the exons ATGGATCTTGTTTTGAGATTTGTAGATAAAGAAGGGTTCATTCGTGAACGATTTTTTGGTGTTGTCCATGTACGTGACACTACGACGTTAGCTTTGAAAGaag CCCATCGCCTCCAACTTGCTTTAGTTGCAGCTTCTCGAGAAGTAAGTCAAGTTCATCAATTTTTCTCTACCTTGGTTTTCATTGTCAATATTGTTACCGCATCTTGCAAGTGTATTGATGAATTAAACGAGGCTCAATCTGTTGAACTTGCTACTAAGATTGCAAATGATGAAATCAAATCAGGGACGAGGCTAAATCAAATTGGCACCTTAAA CTTGCTCAAAATGTTTAATGCAACTTGTGTGGTTTTGAGTaaaattgcaaaagaaaaagTTTCATATTCTCAACGTGGAGATGCAGATTTTGCTTGCAATCAATTATTATCTTTTGAGTTTGTTTTCATATTACATCATATGAAAGAGATTTTGAAAATTACTCATATTCTTTGTGTAGCCTTACAACGACAATCACAAGATATTTTGAATGCAATGCATATTGTTGCAAGTACAAAAATGATACTTAAGAGCTTTCGAGATTCAGGATGGGATTCTTTCCTCATGAAGGTTGCATCATTTTGTGAGCAACATCAAATTGATATCCCAGATTTGGATGCTCAATATGTTGCAAGGGGTGGAAGATCTCGAAATCAACAAGATAAGATTA AGTTGCTTGTTCTTAGCACTGCTTTTGATCCTAGAGATGGATTTAAATTGTTCAAGATTGATGATATTTGTAAACTTGCAGAGAAGTTCTATCCTGATGATTTCTCAGAGCAAGAAGTAGTACGCCTAAGAATTGAACTTCAACATTTTGTGCTTGACATTCCAAATAATCTTGAATTACATTTATCTTGTATTCATGAATTGTGTCAAGGCTTGGTAAAAATAAGGAAAGCAATTATGTATCCTCTTATTGACAGATTACTTAGGCTTGTTCTTACTCTTCCTATATCAACAACAACTACAGAACAAGCATTTTCTATCATGAAAATTATCAAGACAAAGCTCTAA